In Salvelinus sp. IW2-2015 unplaced genomic scaffold, ASM291031v2 Un_scaffold659, whole genome shotgun sequence, the following proteins share a genomic window:
- the LOC139023977 gene encoding proline-rich protein 29-like, with the protein MAWTDDTYPQFQQWNQDAQNVQIIQQPASQQPTTILQQLPAAVSSPTPSIRPGHVKQGALVELMMIQNAQMHQVIMNNMTMSALSSFAIPQAPAPPSASWPPVIFTAPEWRISVLEASLQTLEEEEEEDPEVYHYHYQPTPAYLPYPSWLPPPQPHPSLVYRNTPEPLELAPSPHRDTTR; encoded by the exons ATGGCATGGACAGATGATACTTACCCACAGTTTCAGCAGTGGAACCAGGACGCACAGAACGTGCAGATAATTCAACAGCCT GCTTCCCAGCAGCCCACCACCATCCTACAGCAGCTCCCTGCTGCTGTGTCATCTCCCACTCCCTCCATCCGGCCAGGACACGTCAAGCAGGGTGC ACTGGTGGAGCTGATGATGATCCAGAATGCCCAGATGCACCAGGTCATCATGAACAACATGACCATGTCAGCCCTCAGCTCATTTGCCATTCCCCAAGCCCCAGCTCCACCCTCC GCCAGCTGGCCCCCAGTGATTTTTacagctcctgagtggcgcatctcagtgctagaggcgtcactacagaccctg gaggaggaggaggaggaggatccaGAGGTGTACCACTACCATTACCAGCCTACCCCGGCCTACCTGCCCTACCCATCCTGGTTGCCGCCACCCCAGCCTCACCCTAGCCTGGTCTACCGCAACACCCCTGAACCCCTGGAGCTAGCACCctcaccacacagagacaccaccAGGTGA